In uncultured Bacteroides sp., one genomic interval encodes:
- a CDS encoding hemerythrin family protein: MNTTIRTEKMNPNWDDSLLLGIETIDKQHNSFFTLLNEIISLSENNDNENKVLNLLSELEMHSECHFKTEEALMREANSPNMEEHINQHNLFQKKTKDFMVVYSYGNKVLINKITAFMKQWLITHIREYDADYAKCVKTYYAQKAMFSH, from the coding sequence ATGAACACTACTATAAGAACAGAAAAAATGAATCCCAATTGGGATGATTCATTGTTACTTGGCATTGAGACTATTGACAAGCAACATAACTCGTTTTTTACTTTACTGAATGAGATTATTTCGTTAAGTGAAAATAATGACAATGAGAACAAGGTGCTGAATTTATTGAGTGAACTTGAAATGCATTCGGAATGCCATTTCAAAACAGAAGAAGCGTTAATGCGTGAGGCTAATTCACCAAATATGGAAGAGCACATTAACCAGCATAATTTATTCCAAAAAAAAACCAAAGATTTTATGGTTGTTTATAGCTATGGGAATAAGGTACTGATAAACAAAATTACAGCATTCATGAAGCAGTGGCTTATAACTCACATAAGAGAATATGATGCTGATTATGCAAAATGCGTTAAAACATATTATGCTCAAAAAGCAATGTTCAGTCATTAA
- a CDS encoding voltage-gated chloride channel family protein: MVLLSKRILPHQSYYFVYLFRWLLISFLISLVVGTASAFFLNALSWATDWRESHLWMIALLPIGGLIIGLSYHYWGNSVVKGNNLLLEEFHSPKQIISLRMAPLVVFGTIITHLFGGSAGREGTAVQMGGAFADQFTRIFKLKPRDRKIVLVMGVSAGFSSVFGTPLAGAIFALEVMVLGRMRYEALLPSLFAAVFSNYICNVWGAHHTHYIISSITEVNPIYVLCAVAAGIIFGLVAMLFSRSITFWGKLFKSRISYPPLRPFVGGILIALAVYLLGTTRYIGLGIPTLVSSFNESGMPYDFILKLLFTTFTIGAGFKGGEVTPLFFVGATLGNALAFVLPLPMALLAGMGFVAVFAGATNTPIACTLMGIELFGAGNAVYLGTACFVAYLFSGHTGIYTSQIVGSPKIVRLVREKGKDLAHINLRKSA, encoded by the coding sequence ATGGTTTTATTATCAAAAAGAATTCTGCCTCACCAATCTTACTATTTCGTTTACTTGTTTCGTTGGTTGCTTATTAGCTTCTTAATCAGTCTTGTTGTTGGAACAGCATCCGCTTTTTTTCTGAATGCTCTAAGCTGGGCTACCGATTGGCGTGAAAGCCATTTGTGGATGATAGCCTTGCTGCCTATTGGCGGACTCATCATAGGTTTATCATATCATTACTGGGGAAATAGTGTAGTAAAAGGAAACAATCTGTTGCTCGAGGAGTTTCATAGTCCAAAGCAGATTATTTCATTAAGAATGGCTCCTTTAGTAGTCTTTGGTACAATAATAACCCATCTGTTCGGAGGATCGGCCGGACGAGAGGGAACAGCAGTCCAGATGGGAGGAGCTTTTGCCGATCAGTTTACAAGAATATTTAAACTGAAACCCCGTGACAGAAAGATTGTGCTTGTAATGGGAGTAAGTGCCGGATTCTCGTCTGTTTTTGGAACACCACTGGCCGGAGCAATCTTTGCACTCGAGGTTATGGTTTTAGGAAGAATGCGCTACGAAGCATTACTGCCAAGTCTTTTTGCTGCAGTATTCTCAAATTATATATGTAATGTATGGGGAGCTCACCACACACATTATATTATATCTTCTATTACAGAAGTAAATCCCATTTATGTATTATGCGCTGTTGCTGCCGGAATTATTTTCGGTTTGGTAGCCATGCTCTTTTCCCGTTCCATCACGTTCTGGGGCAAACTGTTTAAATCACGGATATCATACCCACCTCTGCGTCCGTTTGTGGGAGGAATCCTAATAGCGCTGGCCGTATATCTTTTAGGAACAACCAGATATATAGGACTAGGAATTCCCACTTTGGTAAGCTCGTTCAATGAAAGCGGAATGCCTTACGACTTTATTCTCAAGTTGCTATTTACCACCTTTACTATCGGTGCCGGATTTAAAGGAGGCGAAGTTACACCACTGTTCTTTGTTGGTGCAACATTGGGTAATGCTCTGGCTTTTGTTCTGCCGTTGCCTATGGCTCTGCTTGCCGGAATGGGATTTGTAGCCGTTTTTGCCGGAGCAACAAACACACCTATTGCCTGTACATTAATGGGAATAGAACTTTTCGGAGCAGGAAATGCTGTTTACTTAGGTACGGCTTGTTTTGTAGCATATCTCTTTTCCGGTCATACCGGTATCTATACATCACAAATTGTAGGTAGTCCTAAAATTGTACGTCTGGTAAGGGAGAAAGGGAAAGATCTGGCTCATATAAATTTAAGGAAATCGGCGTAA
- a CDS encoding TolC family protein: MRAIHLFLLLMLSAAIQAQNVLSLDQAVNTALKNNFDILVARNDADIARINNTRGNAGMLPTVNLNGLGEYSLNNINQKSASGTITKYSSQSSTTLGANAQLSWTLYDGGKMFVTKNKLNEIQALGELQFQTKVLETLYNVIAAYYDIVRQKQQLVSINEAIRYNKERVIIAETGFNAGTLVKTDLLQAKIDLNVEKEKAISQQYIISEATKTLNNLLGQDPSITFDVSESIPLNYTPNKDELLDKLNSSNSNILSFKKQIDIAKLTLKENQKGYSPTFKLNGGYYLSNTSNSEGSSLRNRVFGPQIGGTLSIPLFNGGETKRKISVARKELESAEYDLENIKLQVNTELLNTLTDFESQQQLLQIEKDNNQLAKENIEISIERLRLGQTTSLEVHQAQESYVQSSTRLINFEYNLKIAVTRLKQLMSTL; encoded by the coding sequence ATGAGAGCTATACATCTGTTTCTTTTATTGATGCTGTCTGCTGCAATTCAGGCACAAAACGTGCTGAGTCTGGACCAGGCAGTGAACACTGCACTAAAGAACAATTTCGATATATTAGTGGCACGCAACGATGCTGATATTGCCCGTATAAACAATACCCGGGGCAATGCAGGCATGTTACCTACAGTAAATCTGAACGGATTGGGAGAATACAGTCTGAATAACATTAATCAGAAAAGTGCATCGGGCACAATAACTAAATATTCTTCTCAATCGTCTACAACACTGGGGGCAAATGCACAACTCTCCTGGACTTTGTACGACGGAGGTAAGATGTTTGTTACCAAGAACAAGCTGAACGAGATTCAGGCTCTTGGCGAACTTCAGTTTCAGACAAAGGTGCTGGAAACCTTGTACAATGTAATTGCCGCTTACTACGATATTGTCCGACAAAAGCAACAATTAGTTTCCATCAACGAAGCTATAAGATACAACAAAGAGCGGGTTATCATAGCCGAAACGGGATTTAATGCCGGTACGCTGGTAAAAACCGATTTGCTTCAGGCAAAGATCGATTTAAACGTTGAAAAAGAGAAGGCCATCAGTCAGCAATACATCATCAGTGAAGCAACCAAGACACTAAACAACTTGTTGGGACAAGATCCAAGCATTACATTCGATGTATCCGAATCTATTCCGCTGAACTACACACCAAACAAAGATGAACTGTTGGATAAACTCAATTCATCAAACAGCAATATTCTATCCTTCAAAAAGCAGATAGATATAGCTAAGTTGACATTGAAAGAAAATCAGAAAGGCTACTCTCCTACCTTTAAGTTAAACGGAGGATATTACTTGTCGAACACGTCAAATTCGGAAGGTTCCAGCTTAAGGAACAGAGTATTCGGTCCGCAGATAGGAGGAACACTTTCTATCCCGCTTTTCAATGGAGGAGAGACCAAACGAAAAATCTCAGTTGCAAGAAAGGAACTTGAATCGGCAGAATACGATCTGGAGAATATAAAACTACAGGTTAACACCGAGTTACTAAACACCTTGACCGATTTCGAGAGTCAGCAACAACTTCTTCAGATTGAGAAAGATAACAATCAACTGGCAAAGGAAAACATTGAGATAAGCATTGAGCGCCTTCGCTTGGGACAAACCACATCACTCGAGGTTCATCAGGCTCAGGAGAGCTATGTGCAATCATCTACTCGCCTTATCAACTTTGAGTACAACCTTAAAATTGCCGTAACAAGGTTAAAGCAGTTGATGAGTACTTTATAG